The Thermotoga sp. Mc24 genome includes a window with the following:
- a CDS encoding ABC transporter permease: MVELWKKLFKAREAGIFLILIAIVVFLGVTTREFLTVENIFTVILNVSFIAIMSFGMTMVIITSGIDLSVGSILGAASVVMGLLMDEKGLSPFLSVVIGLAVGVGFGLANGLLITKARLAPFISTLGMLSVGRGLAYVMSGGWPISPFPESFTVHGQGMVGPVPVPVIYMAVIGVIAHIFLKYTVTGRRIYAIGGNMEASKLVGIKTDRILILVYTINGFLAAFAGFLLTAWLGVAQPNAGQGYELDVIAATVIGGTSLSGGEGTILGAFLGAVIMGVLRNGMILLGVSSFWQQVVIGIVIIIAIAIDQIRRAKER; this comes from the coding sequence GTGGTTGAATTGTGGAAGAAGCTGTTCAAGGCGAGGGAAGCAGGGATATTTCTAATACTCATAGCGATCGTGGTGTTTTTAGGGGTAACGACGAGAGAATTTTTGACAGTGGAGAACATATTCACGGTGATACTGAACGTATCGTTCATAGCGATCATGTCATTTGGGATGACGATGGTGATCATCACATCTGGGATAGATTTGTCGGTAGGATCCATACTTGGGGCAGCGAGTGTAGTGATGGGGCTTTTGATGGATGAGAAGGGTCTGTCACCATTTTTGAGTGTGGTCATTGGATTGGCGGTAGGGGTAGGTTTTGGGCTTGCGAACGGGCTTTTGATCACGAAGGCGAGGTTAGCACCGTTCATCAGCACATTGGGGATGCTTAGTGTAGGAAGGGGACTTGCGTACGTGATGAGCGGGGGATGGCCCATATCGCCGTTTCCAGAGAGCTTCACAGTACACGGGCAAGGAATGGTAGGGCCAGTGCCGGTACCAGTGATCTACATGGCGGTGATAGGGGTGATAGCCCACATATTTTTGAAGTACACAGTGACGGGGCGAAGGATCTATGCGATAGGAGGGAACATGGAAGCGTCGAAGCTGGTGGGGATAAAGACAGACAGGATACTGATTCTGGTATACACGATAAACGGATTTTTAGCAGCCTTTGCTGGCTTTCTTTTGACTGCGTGGCTTGGAGTAGCGCAGCCGAATGCGGGTCAGGGGTATGAGCTGGACGTGATAGCGGCTACAGTGATAGGAGGGACGAGTTTGTCTGGTGGTGAAGGGACGATACTGGGGGCGTTTCTGGGAGCGGTGATAATGGGGGTATTGAGGAACGGGATGATACTGCTTGGGGTATCGTCATTCTGGCAGCAAGTGGTGATAGGCATAGTGATCATCATAGCGATAGCGATAGACCAGATCAGGAGGGCGAAAGAGAGATGA
- a CDS encoding sugar-binding protein, which produces MRKGLLLFGVILLLSVFVFSEDMTILLAPKSLNNPYWFAVENGMKDAAEKLGIKAIFDAPVEADAAKQAEKILSYIVKGVDGIGISPNDPEGIKVVVKRALDKGIPVIMFDSDSPDSGRYAYIGTNNYNAGYEAGKLMAQLIEKYKAEKKTIRLAILTGGLAALNLNERIRGFKDALEDYSKRSGKEIVYVADPFPCDDDSAKAIQIIRDVTRKYTDLDGWFMSGGWPLFAPKETVISALGGPERMKDLLVVGFDTLLPELELVKAGAVKGLVGQRPYDMGYLSVLVLYNMAKIGVENTLKMLPKVVKEDGTVDYIIDTGVDIVTEENVDQFYEYAKKIYSKR; this is translated from the coding sequence ATGAGGAAAGGTTTGCTGTTGTTTGGTGTGATTTTGCTGCTGTCGGTGTTTGTTTTCTCTGAGGACATGACAATACTTCTGGCACCGAAATCACTCAACAATCCGTACTGGTTTGCGGTGGAGAACGGGATGAAAGATGCGGCAGAGAAACTTGGGATCAAAGCGATATTCGACGCACCGGTTGAGGCAGATGCGGCGAAGCAGGCAGAGAAGATACTGAGCTACATAGTGAAAGGTGTAGACGGGATAGGCATTTCACCGAACGATCCTGAAGGGATAAAGGTAGTTGTCAAGAGGGCGCTTGACAAGGGGATACCGGTAATCATGTTTGACTCAGATTCTCCAGACAGCGGAAGGTATGCTTACATAGGAACCAACAACTATAACGCAGGATACGAGGCGGGTAAACTGATGGCTCAGCTCATCGAGAAGTACAAAGCGGAGAAAAAGACCATCAGGCTTGCAATACTCACCGGAGGTCTCGCTGCTCTTAACTTGAACGAAAGGATCAGAGGTTTCAAAGATGCGCTTGAGGACTACTCCAAGAGGAGCGGGAAAGAGATAGTTTATGTTGCCGATCCGTTCCCGTGTGATGATGATTCTGCAAAGGCTATTCAGATCATCAGAGATGTGACCAGAAAGTACACAGATCTCGATGGATGGTTTATGTCTGGAGGATGGCCTCTCTTTGCTCCGAAAGAAACCGTTATCTCCGCTCTTGGTGGCCCAGAAAGGATGAAAGATCTGCTGGTTGTTGGTTTTGACACTTTGCTTCCGGAACTCGAACTTGTTAAAGCCGGTGCAGTCAAAGGTCTTGTTGGACAGAGGCCATACGACATGGGCTATCTCTCTGTTCTCGTTCTCTACAACATGGCAAAGATTGGAGTGGAGAACACATTGAAGATGCTCCCGAAAGTTGTCAAAGAAGACGGAACAGTTGACTACATTATTGACACGGGTGTTGATATTGTAACAGAAGAAAATGTCGATCAATTCTACGAATATGCAAAGAAGATCTATTCCAAGCGCTGA